The Niabella beijingensis genomic interval ACATCCGGACACCGGACCCAAATTTATTGCGGGTGCCATCGGACCGCTTAATAAAACCCTGTCCCTGTCGCCGGATGTAAACAATCCCGGCTACCGGGCAGTAACATTCGATGAGGTGGTGGACGCCTATACGGAGCAGATCCGTGGTTTGGTGGATGGCGGGGCCGACCTGCTGCTGATCGAAACCATTTTCGATACCCTGAACGCAAAGGCGGCCATCTTTGCAGCCAAGAAATTTTTCAGGGAACACCCGGAAAAAGCCGCCCGCTTTGAGAATGGCACCGATGGTGCGCCGATCATGATCAGCGGCACCATTACAGACGCTTCCGGCAGGACGCTGAGCGGGCAGACCCTTGAGGCATTTTATATTTCCGTGGCGCATGCGAATCCGCTGAGTGTGGGACTGAACTGTGCGCTTGGCGCAAAAGAAATGCGTCCGCATGTAAGCGAACTGGCAAACCTGGCAGGCTGCTATGTATCGGCCTATCCCAATGCAGGATTGCCCAATGCCATGGGCGAATACGATGAACTGCCGGAAGAAACCGCGGCATTTCTGGAAGACTGGGCCCGGGAAGGATATGTAAATATTGTGGGTGGCTGCTGCGGCACCACGCCTCCTCATATCAAAGCCATTGCAAAAGCGGTGGCCGGTGTTGCGCCCAGGATATTGCCGGTGGCGGAAACCATTGTCGCATAAAAAGGCGAATAGCTATAACAGAGAACGAAAAAGAACAAGATCACTTTTAATGGCAGCAAGTACAACAATTCATTCTTATTTAAGTCTTTCCGGGCTGGAACCACTGGTAGTACGACCGGAAACCAATTTTATCAATGTAGGGGAACGGACCAATGTGACCGGTTCCAAGAAGTTTGCGCGGCTGATCCGTGAGAACAAATACGAAGAAGCGCTGAGTGTGGCCCGGCAGCAGGTGGAGAACGGGGCACAGGTGATCGATGTGAACATGGACGATGCGCTGCTGGATGGGGTGCAGGCCATGAACACGTTTATTAACCTGGTGCAGAGTGAACCGGATATTGCAAAAGTGCCCCTGATGATCGATTCGTCAAAGTTTGAGATCATCCAGGCCGGACTTAAATGCGTACAGGGCAAGTGCATTGTAAACTCCATCTCCATGAAAGAGGGCGTGGAAAAATTTATTGAACAGGCCATCATCTGCAAGAGCTTCGGGGCAGCAGTAGTGGTGATGGCGTTTGATGAACAGGGGCAGGCGGATACCAAAGAGCGGAAGGTGCAGATCTGCCACCGCGCCTATAAAATTCTTACAGAACAGGTAGGCATTCCGCCGCAGGACATCATTTTTGATCCGAATATTTTTGCGATCGCAACCGGACTGGAAGAACACAATAATTACGGCGTGGATTTTATTGAAGCCGTAAAGGAGATCAAACAACTGATGCCGGAAGTAAGCATCAGCGGTGGTGTCAGCAACCTTTCTTTTTCCTTCCGCGGTAATGAACCCGTACGGGAAGCGATGCATGCGGTATTCCTGTATTATGCCATCAGCGCCGGAATGAATATGGGTATTGTGAACGCAGGACAGCTGGCGGTTTATGATGAAATAGAACCACAGCTGCGGCAGCTGTGTGAGGATGTGATCCTGAACCGGAACAATGAAAACAACGAGGCTACAGAAAAATTACTGGCCTTCGCCGAAACGGTAAAGGCCTCGGGGAAAACAGAAAAGAAAGACCTTGCATGGAGAACGACACCGGTGGAAGAACGGCTGAAACATGCGCTGGTAAATGGTATTACAGATTATATCGATACCGATACCGAAGAGGCCCGGCTGAAGTATCCCCGTCCGCTGGATGTGATCGAGGGGCCGCTGATGGCGGGCATGGATGTGGTAGGTGACCTGTTCGGTTCGGGCAAGATGTTTCTGCCGCAAGTGGTAAAAAGCGCGCGGGTAATGAAAAAAAGTGTGGCCTGGCTGACGCCTTTTATTGAAGAAGAAAAGCTGGCCAATCCCGATATCAACGACGATGCTGCTCCCACCATTCTCCTGGCTACTGTTAAGGGAGATGTGCATGATATCGGTAAAAATATTGTTGGGGTGGTACTGGCCTGTAACGGGTACAAGATCATTGATATGGGGGTGATGGTGCCTACCGATAAGATACTGGATACCGCGGAGAAAGAAAAGGCGGATATCATCGGGCTGAGCGGACTGATCACGCCTTCGCTGGATGAAATGGTGAACGTGGCCCATGAGATGCAGCGCCGTAATATGTCGCAGCCGCTGCTGATCGGCGGTGCTACCACATCGCGTATGCACACAGCGGTTAAGATCGCGCCGCAATTCGACAAAGGGGTAGTGCATGTGCTGGATGCTTCACGCAGTGTTACCGTAGCCGGCTCCCTGCTGAGCCCGGAACAGAAACCACAGTTCCTGGAAAATATTAAAACGGAATATATAAAGCTGGCGGAGGATTTTGCCAGTAAGCGAAAAGTAAAGGAATTCCTGCCCTTTAGCACTGCACAGCAAAACAAAGCGGGTATCGACTGGACCGGTTTTCAGCCGGTACAGCCTTCTTTTACCGGGGTGCGCACGTTCAGGGACTATGATCTGTCGGAAATAAGAAAGTATATCGACTGGCAGCCGTTCTTTATTTCATGGGAGCTGCACGGGAAATTTCCGCAGATACTCGAAGATCCGGTGGTGGGAAAGGAAGCCACGAAATTATACCACGATGCGAATAAGATGCTGGATCAGATCATTGCAGAACAGTGGCTGACCGCCCAGGGTGCGGCCGGGTTCTGGCCGGTAACAAAAACAGCAGATGATACTGTGCTGGTGCAGCAGACCGGTGGCGGGTCCACCGCGCTTCAGTTCCTGCGGCAGCAGATAAAAAAAGCAGCCGGGCAACCCAATTTAAGTCTTGCAGATTTTATTTGCCCGGGTCCGGCGACCGATTACATCGGCGCCTTCTCCGTAACCATACACGGTATAGAGCCGCACCTGGAGCGGTTTATAGCGCAGAATGATGATTACAGCAAGATCAACCTGCAGGCGTTGTCGGACCGTTTCGCCGAGGCCTTTGCTGAATTATTGCATGAAAAAGTACGCAAGGAACTGTGGGGATATATAAAAGAAGAGGAGCTCTCCAATGAGGAGCTGATCCAGGAAAAATACCAGGGGATACGCCCGGCACCGGGGTACCCGGCATGTCCGGACCACACGGAAAAATACAAACTGTTTGAACTGCTGGGCGGGGAAGCAGCTACCGGCATCCACCTTACCGAATCCCTGGCGATGTACCCGGCTTCTTCGGTTTGCGGCTGGTATTTCAGTCACCCGGAAAGCAAATACTTCGGGGTTGGAAAGATCCAGGAAGACCAGTTCCTGGATTACGTACAGCGAAAG includes:
- a CDS encoding homocysteine S-methyltransferase family protein yields the protein MSKIKELLQQRILVLDGAMGTMIQRYKLTEEDYRGDRFKNWHTDVKGNNDLLSITRPDIIKAIHTEYLEAGSDIIETNTFSSTSIAQADYDMQSLAYELNVAAVACAREAIDAFSKAHPDTGPKFIAGAIGPLNKTLSLSPDVNNPGYRAVTFDEVVDAYTEQIRGLVDGGADLLLIETIFDTLNAKAAIFAAKKFFREHPEKAARFENGTDGAPIMISGTITDASGRTLSGQTLEAFYISVAHANPLSVGLNCALGAKEMRPHVSELANLAGCYVSAYPNAGLPNAMGEYDELPEETAAFLEDWAREGYVNIVGGCCGTTPPHIKAIAKAVAGVAPRILPVAETIVA
- the metH gene encoding methionine synthase, whose product is MAASTTIHSYLSLSGLEPLVVRPETNFINVGERTNVTGSKKFARLIRENKYEEALSVARQQVENGAQVIDVNMDDALLDGVQAMNTFINLVQSEPDIAKVPLMIDSSKFEIIQAGLKCVQGKCIVNSISMKEGVEKFIEQAIICKSFGAAVVVMAFDEQGQADTKERKVQICHRAYKILTEQVGIPPQDIIFDPNIFAIATGLEEHNNYGVDFIEAVKEIKQLMPEVSISGGVSNLSFSFRGNEPVREAMHAVFLYYAISAGMNMGIVNAGQLAVYDEIEPQLRQLCEDVILNRNNENNEATEKLLAFAETVKASGKTEKKDLAWRTTPVEERLKHALVNGITDYIDTDTEEARLKYPRPLDVIEGPLMAGMDVVGDLFGSGKMFLPQVVKSARVMKKSVAWLTPFIEEEKLANPDINDDAAPTILLATVKGDVHDIGKNIVGVVLACNGYKIIDMGVMVPTDKILDTAEKEKADIIGLSGLITPSLDEMVNVAHEMQRRNMSQPLLIGGATTSRMHTAVKIAPQFDKGVVHVLDASRSVTVAGSLLSPEQKPQFLENIKTEYIKLAEDFASKRKVKEFLPFSTAQQNKAGIDWTGFQPVQPSFTGVRTFRDYDLSEIRKYIDWQPFFISWELHGKFPQILEDPVVGKEATKLYHDANKMLDQIIAEQWLTAQGAAGFWPVTKTADDTVLVQQTGGGSTALQFLRQQIKKAAGQPNLSLADFICPGPATDYIGAFSVTIHGIEPHLERFIAQNDDYSKINLQALSDRFAEAFAELLHEKVRKELWGYIKEEELSNEELIQEKYQGIRPAPGYPACPDHTEKYKLFELLGGEAATGIHLTESLAMYPASSVCGWYFSHPESKYFGVGKIQEDQFLDYVQRKEMPEDELRRWLRPVLE